A genomic segment from Streptomyces sp. NBC_01233 encodes:
- a CDS encoding sensor histidine kinase — translation MTAPAAPLPPVARALTPVSKVLRLCLHALLFGLLALAAGRAVADSAPRAAWVIAACAVLAAVYAAGVRAPAVHSSPRAGAVWLAGLGAAWAALLALSPDGLWIAFPLYFLELHLLRLRWGVAAVAVTACAAIGGFLAHSSTVTPGAFLGPLLGGAVAVATVLGYQALYRESERRRELIEELITTRAELAAAERGAGILAERERLAREIHDTLAQGLSSIQLLLRAAERALPQEAPALEHIARAREAAQENLAEARRFVRALTPPDLEHGSLAAALERLCAGVPGPRVRFSLSGSPRVLPTPYEVALLRIAQSALANVVRHARAGRAEITLTFMDASVTLDIVDDGRGFDPSSAASGSGDGGFGLPAMRSRAETLGGLFTVESDPGQGTAVAVTLPLPLEA, via the coding sequence ATGACTGCTCCCGCTGCCCCCCTTCCCCCCGTTGCCCGCGCCCTCACCCCGGTGTCGAAAGTGCTGCGGCTGTGCCTGCACGCGCTGCTCTTCGGGCTGCTCGCACTCGCCGCCGGCCGGGCCGTGGCCGACTCCGCGCCCCGGGCCGCCTGGGTGATCGCCGCCTGCGCGGTACTGGCCGCCGTCTACGCGGCCGGCGTACGAGCCCCCGCCGTGCACAGCTCGCCGCGCGCCGGGGCGGTGTGGCTGGCCGGGCTCGGCGCGGCCTGGGCGGCGCTGCTGGCGCTCTCCCCCGACGGGCTCTGGATCGCCTTCCCGCTGTACTTCCTGGAGCTGCACCTGCTGCGGCTGCGCTGGGGCGTCGCGGCCGTCGCGGTGACCGCCTGCGCGGCCATCGGCGGGTTCCTCGCGCACAGCAGCACGGTGACCCCCGGGGCCTTCCTGGGGCCGCTGCTGGGCGGCGCCGTGGCGGTGGCGACCGTGCTGGGCTACCAGGCGCTGTACCGCGAGAGCGAGCGCCGCCGCGAGCTGATCGAGGAGCTCATCACCACCCGGGCCGAGCTGGCCGCGGCCGAGCGGGGCGCCGGGATCCTGGCCGAGCGGGAGCGGCTCGCCCGGGAGATCCACGACACCCTCGCCCAGGGCCTGTCCTCCATCCAGCTGCTGCTGAGGGCCGCCGAGCGGGCGCTGCCGCAGGAGGCTCCGGCGCTGGAACACATCGCCCGGGCCCGGGAGGCCGCCCAGGAGAACCTCGCCGAGGCGCGCCGCTTCGTACGGGCCCTCACCCCGCCGGACCTGGAGCACGGGTCGCTCGCCGCCGCGCTGGAGCGGCTGTGCGCGGGGGTGCCGGGGCCGAGGGTGCGGTTCTCGCTGAGCGGCAGCCCGCGGGTGCTGCCCACCCCGTACGAGGTGGCCCTGCTGCGGATCGCGCAGTCGGCGCTGGCCAATGTGGTGCGGCACGCGCGGGCCGGGCGCGCCGAGATCACCCTGACCTTCATGGACGCCTCGGTCACGCTGGACATCGTCGACGACGGACGCGGCTTCGACCCCTCCTCGGCAGCGTCGGGTTCCGGCGACGGCGGCTTCGGGCTGCCCGCGATGCGCTCGCGCGCCGAGACGCTGGGCGGGCTGTTCACCGTGGAGTCCGACCCGGGCCAGGGCACCGCCGTGGCCGTCACCCTGCCGCTGCCCCTGGAGGCCTGA
- a CDS encoding ABC transporter permease, whose protein sequence is MFVAWRDLRFAKGRFALMGSVVLLITLLVGLLSGLTSGLARENISALTGLPASHLAFAAPTGDQKVSFTNSQIPESAWLAWRKQPGVTSAEPLGIRTTNAVSGERTAAVSVFGVDPAGRLGPQRTGLAQGRVVLAEKAAKELGGLTAGAKLKIGPLELTVAAVSGTAAYSHTPVVWMDLNDWQRIGNPGTSIDTLATVVAVSGSGIDFAAADEAAATRAQTVDEALGAIGSYQAENGSLQLMRGFLFVISALVIGAFFTVWTIQRSGDIAVLKALGASTPYLLKDALGQAVVMLAIGTGLGTALAAGFGALISGGNVPFVLDAATVLVPAAIMIVLGALGAALSIRRITAVDPLTALGSAR, encoded by the coding sequence ATGTTCGTCGCATGGAGAGATCTACGGTTCGCCAAGGGACGCTTCGCCCTCATGGGCTCGGTCGTCCTGCTGATCACGCTGCTGGTCGGCCTGCTGTCCGGGCTCACGTCCGGCCTGGCCCGGGAGAACATCTCGGCCCTCACCGGCCTGCCCGCCTCACACCTGGCCTTCGCCGCGCCCACCGGGGACCAGAAGGTGTCCTTCACCAACTCCCAAATCCCCGAATCCGCCTGGCTGGCCTGGCGCAAACAGCCCGGGGTGACGTCGGCGGAGCCGCTCGGCATCCGTACCACCAACGCCGTCTCGGGTGAGCGCACCGCCGCCGTCTCGGTCTTCGGCGTGGACCCCGCCGGCCGGCTAGGGCCGCAGCGGACCGGCCTCGCCCAGGGCCGGGTGGTCCTCGCCGAGAAGGCCGCCAAGGAGCTCGGCGGCCTCACCGCCGGCGCCAAGCTCAAGATCGGCCCGCTCGAACTGACCGTGGCCGCCGTCTCCGGAACCGCCGCCTACAGCCACACCCCGGTCGTCTGGATGGACCTCAACGACTGGCAGCGCATCGGCAACCCCGGTACCTCCATCGACACCCTCGCCACCGTCGTCGCCGTCTCCGGCAGCGGCATCGACTTCGCCGCCGCGGACGAGGCGGCCGCCACCAGGGCCCAGACCGTCGACGAGGCCCTGGGCGCCATAGGCTCGTACCAGGCCGAGAACGGTTCGCTCCAGCTGATGCGCGGCTTCCTCTTCGTCATCTCCGCCCTGGTGATAGGGGCCTTCTTCACGGTGTGGACGATCCAGCGCAGCGGCGACATCGCCGTCCTGAAGGCACTGGGTGCCTCCACCCCGTACCTGCTGAAGGACGCCCTCGGCCAGGCCGTGGTGATGCTCGCCATCGGCACCGGGCTGGGCACGGCGCTGGCCGCCGGCTTCGGCGCGCTGATCAGCGGCGGGAACGTCCCCTTCGTGCTCGACGCCGCCACGGTCCTCGTCCCCGCCGCGATCATGATCGTGCTCGGCGCGCTGGGCGCGGCCCTGTCCATCCGGCGGATCACCGCCGTCGACCCGCTGACCGCCCTCGGGAGCGCCCGATGA
- a CDS encoding ABC transporter ATP-binding protein, whose protein sequence is MTLLVHDVTLTYPDGESRLTALDAVGLEVPAGMLTAVIGPSGSGKSSLLAVAATLVTPDSGRVVVAGRDTAGLSAAEKAALRREKIGIVFQQPNLLASLTAAEQLQVMAHLSGRPSKALRRRALELLDAVGLADKAGKRPHQLSGGQRQRINIARALMNEPAVLLVDEPTSALDHERGAAVLDLLVTLTRERSTATVVVTHDHAHLERMDRTAMMADGRLTQSPEPGTGPGVLSGVRAS, encoded by the coding sequence ATGACCCTGCTCGTCCACGACGTCACGCTCACCTACCCCGACGGCGAGAGCCGGCTGACCGCCCTCGACGCGGTCGGTCTGGAGGTGCCCGCCGGCATGCTGACGGCCGTGATCGGACCCTCCGGATCCGGCAAGTCCAGCCTGCTCGCGGTCGCCGCCACCCTGGTCACCCCGGACTCCGGCCGGGTCGTCGTCGCGGGCCGGGACACGGCGGGGCTCAGCGCCGCCGAGAAGGCGGCCCTGCGCCGGGAGAAGATCGGCATCGTCTTCCAGCAGCCGAACCTGCTGGCCTCGCTGACCGCCGCCGAACAGCTCCAGGTCATGGCGCACCTCTCCGGCCGGCCCTCCAAGGCCCTGCGCCGCCGCGCGCTGGAGCTGCTGGACGCGGTGGGCCTGGCGGACAAGGCCGGCAAGCGGCCGCACCAGCTCTCCGGCGGCCAGCGCCAGCGGATCAACATCGCCCGTGCCCTGATGAACGAGCCCGCCGTGCTGCTGGTCGACGAGCCGACCAGCGCCCTGGACCACGAGCGCGGCGCCGCCGTGCTGGACCTGCTGGTCACCCTGACCCGAGAGCGGTCCACCGCCACGGTCGTGGTCACCCACGACCACGCCCACCTGGAGCGGATGGACCGTACGGCCATGATGGCCGACGGCCGCCTGACGCAGAGCCCGGAGCCGGGCACCGGTCCCGGCGTCCTGAGCGGCGTACGGGCCTCCTGA
- a CDS encoding IclR family transcriptional regulator, whose product MPTSSASTTDASSKTPAASGGVQSLERAFDLLERMADAGGEVGLSELSAASGLPLPTIHRLMRTLVACGYVRQQPNRRYSLGPRLIRLGESASRLLGTWARPYLARLVEETGETANMALLDGDEIVYVAQVPSKHSMRMFTEVGRRVLPHSTGVGKALLAYTPADEVRALLARTGMPAATEKTITTPEGFLDALEQVRKVGYAVDDNEQEIGVRCLAVSVPNSPTAAAISISGPAGRVTEAVAESFVPILQGVAAELSVALSNQTPA is encoded by the coding sequence GTGCCGACGTCCAGCGCCAGCACCACCGACGCTTCCTCAAAGACCCCTGCCGCCAGCGGTGGCGTCCAGTCCCTTGAGCGCGCCTTCGATCTGCTCGAACGTATGGCCGATGCCGGGGGGGAGGTCGGCCTGAGCGAGCTCTCCGCCGCCAGCGGTCTGCCCCTGCCCACGATCCACCGCCTGATGCGCACCCTGGTGGCGTGCGGTTACGTCCGCCAGCAGCCCAACCGACGGTACTCCCTCGGCCCGCGTCTGATCCGCCTCGGCGAGTCCGCGTCGCGGCTGCTGGGCACCTGGGCGCGCCCCTACCTCGCCCGCCTGGTCGAGGAGACCGGGGAGACGGCGAACATGGCCCTGCTCGACGGCGACGAGATCGTCTACGTCGCCCAGGTGCCGTCCAAGCACTCCATGCGCATGTTCACCGAGGTCGGGCGCCGGGTGCTCCCGCACTCCACCGGCGTGGGCAAGGCGCTCCTCGCCTACACCCCCGCCGACGAGGTACGGGCCCTCCTCGCGCGCACCGGCATGCCGGCGGCGACCGAGAAGACCATCACCACGCCCGAGGGCTTCCTCGACGCGCTGGAGCAGGTCCGCAAGGTGGGCTACGCGGTCGACGACAACGAGCAGGAGATAGGAGTCCGCTGCCTCGCCGTCTCCGTGCCGAACTCGCCGACCGCCGCCGCGATCTCCATCTCGGGTCCGGCGGGCCGGGTCACCGAGGCCGTGGCCGAGTCCTTCGTGCCGATCCTGCAGGGCGTCGCCGCCGAGCTGTCGGTGGCCCTGTCCAACCAGACCCCCGCCTAG
- the allB gene encoding allantoinase AllB: MADAAVELVLRSTRVITPEGTRAASVAVAGGKITAVLAYEAEVPAGARLEDFGDDVLLPGLVDTHVHVNDPGRTEWEGFWTATRAAAAGGITTILDMPLNSLPPTTTTDNLRVKQEVARAKAHVDVGFWGGALPDNVKDLRPLHDAGVYGFKCFLSPSGVDEFPELDQEQLATSLAEITGFGGLLIVHAEDPRHLDAAPVVPGPKYADFLASRPRDAENTAIGNLIAQAKRLNARVHVLHLSSSDALPLIAAAKAEGVKITVESCPHYLTLTAEEVPDGASEFKCCPPIREAANQDLLWDALADGTIDCIVSDHSPSTADLKTSDFSTAWGGISSLQLGLPAIWTEARRRGRTLEDVVRWMSAAPAALAGLAQKGAIEAGRDADFAVLAPEETFTVDPAELHHRNQVTAYAGKTLHGVVKSTWLRGAQIADRGTPTEPTGLLLERQN; the protein is encoded by the coding sequence GTGGCCGACGCGGCTGTGGAACTGGTACTGCGCTCGACGCGCGTCATCACCCCCGAGGGGACGCGTGCCGCTTCGGTGGCCGTCGCCGGCGGGAAGATCACGGCCGTGCTGGCGTACGAGGCGGAGGTACCGGCCGGAGCCCGGCTGGAGGACTTCGGCGACGACGTCCTGCTCCCCGGCCTGGTCGACACCCACGTCCACGTGAACGACCCGGGCCGCACCGAGTGGGAGGGCTTCTGGACGGCCACCCGCGCCGCGGCGGCCGGCGGCATCACCACGATCCTCGACATGCCGCTGAACTCCCTGCCGCCGACCACCACGACCGACAACCTGCGCGTCAAGCAGGAGGTCGCCCGTGCCAAGGCGCACGTGGACGTCGGCTTCTGGGGCGGCGCCCTGCCCGACAACGTCAAGGACCTGCGCCCGCTGCACGACGCCGGCGTCTACGGCTTCAAGTGCTTCCTGTCGCCCTCGGGCGTGGACGAGTTCCCCGAGCTCGACCAGGAGCAGCTGGCCACCTCCCTCGCCGAGATCACCGGCTTCGGCGGCCTGCTGATCGTGCACGCCGAGGACCCGCGCCACCTCGACGCCGCCCCGGTCGTCCCCGGCCCCAAGTACGCCGACTTCCTCGCCTCCCGCCCGCGCGACGCCGAGAACACCGCGATCGGCAACCTGATCGCCCAGGCGAAGCGGCTGAACGCGCGCGTCCACGTACTGCACCTGTCGTCCTCCGACGCGCTGCCGCTGATCGCCGCCGCCAAGGCCGAGGGCGTCAAGATCACCGTCGAGTCCTGCCCGCACTACCTCACCCTCACGGCCGAGGAAGTGCCGGACGGCGCCAGCGAGTTCAAGTGCTGCCCGCCGATCCGCGAGGCCGCCAACCAGGACCTCCTGTGGGACGCGCTCGCCGACGGCACCATCGACTGCATCGTCTCCGACCACTCGCCCTCCACCGCGGACCTGAAGACCAGCGACTTCTCCACCGCGTGGGGCGGCATCTCCTCCCTCCAGCTGGGCCTGCCCGCCATCTGGACCGAGGCGCGCCGCCGCGGCCGGACCCTGGAGGACGTGGTCCGCTGGATGTCCGCGGCCCCGGCCGCGCTGGCCGGCCTGGCGCAGAAGGGCGCGATCGAGGCCGGCCGCGACGCCGACTTCGCCGTGCTCGCCCCCGAAGAAACGTTCACTGTGGACCCGGCCGAGCTCCACCACCGCAACCAGGTCACGGCGTACGCGGGCAAGACCCTGCACGGCGTCGTGAAGTCCACCTGGCTGCGCGGTGCGCAGATCGCCGACCGCGGGACCCCGACCGAGCCCACGGGCCTCCTCCTCGAAAGGCAGAACTGA
- the alc gene encoding allantoicase produces the protein MAIPSFTGNANPYGGGDPYADYRTADFPFTQYANLAARELGAGVIAANDEFFAQRENLLIAEAAHFDPEHFGHKGKIMDGWETRRRRGVSATRPWPTAEDHDWALVRLGAPGVIRGIVVDTAHFRGNMPQAVSIEGASVDGAPTPEELLGDDVKWTTLVPRTAVGGHAANGFEVSAEQRFTHLRVNQHPDGGIARLRVYGEVLPDPKWLAALGSFDVVALENGGSVQDASNRFYSPPTNTINPGRSRKMDDGWETARRRDNGNDWIRYQLVTESEIRAVEIDTAYLKGNSAGWASLSVRTGEEGEWTEFLPRTRLQPDTNHRFVLDAPAVGTHVRIDIFPDGGFSRLRLYGSLTEAGEAALTARHQELGG, from the coding sequence GTGGCGATTCCTTCTTTCACCGGCAACGCGAACCCGTACGGAGGCGGCGACCCGTACGCGGACTACCGCACCGCGGACTTCCCGTTCACCCAGTACGCGAACCTCGCCGCCCGTGAGCTGGGCGCCGGCGTCATCGCTGCCAACGACGAGTTCTTCGCCCAGCGCGAGAACCTCCTCATCGCCGAGGCCGCGCACTTCGACCCCGAGCACTTCGGCCACAAGGGCAAGATCATGGACGGCTGGGAGACCCGCCGCCGCCGCGGTGTCTCCGCCACCCGGCCCTGGCCGACCGCCGAGGACCACGACTGGGCGCTCGTCCGCCTGGGCGCCCCCGGCGTCATCCGCGGCATCGTCGTCGACACCGCCCACTTCCGCGGCAACATGCCGCAGGCCGTCTCCATCGAGGGCGCCTCGGTCGACGGCGCGCCGACCCCCGAGGAGCTCCTCGGCGACGACGTGAAGTGGACCACCCTGGTCCCGCGCACGGCGGTCGGCGGCCACGCGGCCAACGGCTTCGAGGTGAGCGCCGAGCAGCGCTTCACGCACCTGCGCGTCAACCAGCACCCGGACGGCGGCATCGCCCGCCTGCGCGTCTACGGCGAGGTCCTGCCCGACCCGAAGTGGCTCGCCGCGCTCGGCTCCTTCGACGTGGTGGCCCTGGAGAACGGCGGCTCCGTCCAGGACGCCTCCAACCGCTTCTACTCCCCGCCGACCAACACCATCAACCCGGGCCGCTCCCGCAAGATGGACGACGGCTGGGAGACCGCGCGCCGCCGCGACAACGGCAACGACTGGATCCGCTACCAGCTCGTCACCGAGTCCGAGATCCGCGCCGTCGAGATCGACACCGCGTACCTCAAGGGCAACTCGGCCGGCTGGGCCTCCCTCTCCGTCAGGACGGGCGAGGAGGGCGAGTGGACGGAGTTCCTGCCGCGCACCCGCCTGCAGCCCGACACCAACCACCGCTTCGTGCTGGACGCCCCTGCGGTCGGCACGCACGTCCGGATCGACATCTTCCCGGACGGCGGCTTCTCCCGCCTGCGCCTGTACGGCTCCCTGACGGAGGCCGGCGAGGCCGCGCTGACCGCCCGCCACCAGGAGCTGGGCGGCTGA
- a CDS encoding pyridoxamine 5'-phosphate oxidase family protein, which produces MTEQTIQTIPAQPRTHEERLKDTLARFENDVDVWVATADADGVPCMVPLSFLRDGETFLVSTQRTNPTARNLIANGRVRLAFGVTRDVVLVEGTAKTVEAADLAPAVREAFAAHTGFDPSGFATPYPYFRITPVWIQAWREVNEMAGRQLMTDGRWLP; this is translated from the coding sequence ATGACGGAGCAGACCATCCAGACCATCCCCGCGCAGCCGCGCACGCACGAGGAGCGCCTCAAGGACACCCTGGCCCGCTTCGAGAACGACGTGGACGTGTGGGTGGCCACCGCCGATGCGGACGGCGTCCCCTGCATGGTCCCGCTCTCCTTCCTCCGGGACGGCGAGACCTTCCTCGTCTCCACCCAGCGGACCAACCCCACCGCCCGCAACCTGATCGCGAACGGCCGCGTCCGGCTGGCCTTCGGCGTCACCCGGGACGTGGTCCTGGTGGAGGGCACCGCGAAGACGGTGGAGGCGGCCGACCTCGCGCCGGCCGTACGGGAGGCCTTCGCGGCCCACACGGGCTTCGACCCGAGCGGTTTCGCGACGCCCTACCCGTACTTCCGGATCACGCCGGTGTGGATCCAGGCGTGGCGCGAGGTCAACGAGATGGCGGGCCGTCAGCTGATGACGGACGGCCGCTGGCTCCCCTGA
- a CDS encoding SDR family oxidoreductase — MDGKVALVTGGSRGIGAATVLRLAEEGADVVFTYASSEEAAAEVAGKVEALGRRALAVRADAGDPGAGALAVGRAVREFGRLDVLVNNAGVGVLGPLEALTAADVERVLAVNVRGVFTTTQAAAAELGRGGRIITIGSCITQRVPGPGGTLYAMSKSALTGLTKALARELGGRGITANIVHPGPVDTDMNPADGPHAGPQAAMTALGRFGTPGEAAAMVAFLAGPGAAYVTGAEFAVDGGHAA; from the coding sequence ATGGACGGCAAGGTGGCACTGGTGACGGGTGGCAGCAGGGGGATCGGGGCCGCGACGGTCTTGCGTCTGGCCGAGGAGGGCGCGGATGTCGTGTTCACCTACGCGAGCAGCGAGGAGGCCGCGGCCGAGGTGGCGGGCAAGGTCGAGGCGCTCGGGCGGCGGGCGCTGGCGGTGCGGGCCGACGCCGGGGATCCGGGGGCCGGCGCCCTCGCGGTGGGGCGGGCCGTGCGGGAGTTCGGGCGGCTCGACGTCCTGGTCAACAACGCGGGCGTGGGCGTGCTCGGGCCGCTGGAGGCGCTGACCGCGGCCGACGTGGAGCGGGTGCTCGCGGTCAACGTCCGCGGGGTGTTCACCACCACCCAGGCCGCGGCCGCCGAACTGGGGCGCGGCGGGCGGATCATCACCATCGGCAGCTGCATCACCCAGCGGGTCCCGGGCCCCGGCGGAACGCTCTACGCGATGAGCAAGTCGGCGCTGACCGGGCTGACGAAGGCCCTCGCCCGGGAGCTGGGCGGGCGCGGGATCACCGCGAACATCGTTCACCCGGGGCCGGTGGACACCGACATGAACCCGGCGGACGGGCCCCACGCGGGGCCGCAGGCGGCGATGACCGCCCTGGGGCGCTTCGGCACACCGGGCGAGGCGGCCGCCATGGTGGCCTTCCTGGCCGGGCCCGGGGCGGCGTACGTCACCGGGGCGGAGTTCGCCGTCGACGGCGGACACGCCGCGTAG
- a CDS encoding dihydrofolate reductase family protein produces MGKLTLTTFVTLDGVMQAPGGPEEDRSGGFEYGGWLAPFADEGMLEFVKEVFGRTGAFLLGRRTYEIFAGYWPHHDDPADPIAGNLNRLPKYVASTTLKDPAWGPATVLDGEHLQSEIVRVKDVLEGELQVHGSGQLAQWLLARDLVDELNLLVFPVFLGAGRKLFSTGGLPTAFEVTQSRTTSAGTAIHTYRPTGRATFGTVG; encoded by the coding sequence ATGGGAAAGCTGACCCTGACCACCTTCGTGACCCTCGACGGCGTGATGCAGGCACCCGGGGGGCCGGAGGAGGATCGCAGCGGCGGGTTCGAGTACGGCGGTTGGCTGGCGCCGTTCGCCGACGAGGGGATGCTGGAGTTCGTCAAGGAGGTCTTCGGGCGGACCGGGGCTTTCCTGCTCGGGCGGCGCACCTACGAGATCTTCGCCGGGTACTGGCCGCACCACGACGATCCGGCCGACCCCATCGCGGGCAACCTGAACCGGCTGCCGAAGTACGTGGCCTCCACCACGCTCAAGGATCCGGCCTGGGGCCCGGCCACCGTGCTCGACGGCGAGCACCTGCAGAGCGAGATCGTCCGGGTCAAGGACGTGCTGGAGGGGGAGCTGCAGGTGCACGGCAGCGGGCAGCTCGCGCAGTGGCTGCTGGCCCGGGACCTCGTGGACGAGCTGAACCTGCTGGTCTTCCCCGTGTTCCTGGGCGCGGGGCGGAAGCTGTTCTCGACCGGTGGGCTGCCGACCGCCTTCGAGGTGACGCAATCCCGTACGACGTCGGCCGGAACCGCCATCCACACCTACCGGCCGACGGGGCGGGCCACCTTCGGCACGGTCGGCTGA
- a CDS encoding DMT family transporter — translation MTVISPALEAAPRRAWLADLPVLAVAVVWGGSYLAAKGITTSHTVIAVLVLRFALVLPVLAVAGWSRLRALSAAQLRSAGLLGLVLGGIFLLETYGVVHTSATNAGLIISLTMIFTPLAEAAVRRQAPSTGFLGAAAVSVVGVVLLTQGAGFTAPGLGDLLILGAALARTLHVLLMARIEAVQDADALSLTTVQLGGAVLVFALLAAVPGTGASPWAAAADFGTAEWAGLAFLSVFCTLFAFFVQMWAVRRTSPSRVSLLLGTEPLWAAVAGIAIGGEYLGPLGYAGAALVLAGTAWGRRAVAPAAWRVSEHVSGKRRSHG, via the coding sequence ATGACCGTGATCTCGCCGGCCCTCGAAGCCGCCCCCCGCCGGGCCTGGCTCGCCGACCTTCCGGTCCTGGCCGTCGCCGTCGTCTGGGGCGGCAGCTACCTCGCCGCCAAGGGCATCACCACCTCGCACACCGTCATCGCCGTGCTCGTGCTGCGGTTCGCCCTGGTCCTGCCCGTCCTGGCGGTCGCCGGATGGTCACGGCTGCGCGCGCTGAGCGCCGCTCAGCTGCGCTCCGCCGGGCTGCTGGGACTCGTACTCGGCGGGATCTTCCTCCTGGAGACCTACGGGGTCGTCCACACCTCCGCCACCAACGCCGGGCTGATCATCAGCCTGACCATGATCTTCACCCCGCTGGCCGAGGCCGCGGTGCGGCGGCAGGCGCCCTCCACCGGATTCCTCGGGGCCGCGGCCGTCTCCGTCGTCGGCGTCGTACTGCTCACCCAGGGGGCCGGATTCACCGCGCCCGGCCTCGGTGACCTGCTCATCCTCGGCGCCGCCCTCGCCCGGACCCTGCACGTCCTGCTCATGGCCCGGATCGAAGCCGTCCAGGACGCCGACGCACTGTCCCTGACCACCGTGCAGCTCGGCGGGGCCGTACTCGTCTTCGCGCTGCTGGCCGCCGTGCCCGGGACCGGGGCGAGCCCCTGGGCCGCCGCCGCCGATTTCGGGACCGCGGAGTGGGCCGGGCTGGCCTTCCTCTCCGTCTTCTGCACCCTCTTCGCCTTCTTCGTGCAGATGTGGGCCGTGCGCCGCACCTCGCCCTCCCGGGTCAGCCTGCTGCTCGGCACCGAACCCCTGTGGGCGGCGGTCGCCGGCATCGCGATCGGCGGCGAGTACCTCGGCCCCCTCGGCTACGCGGGCGCCGCCCTGGTGCTCGCCGGCACCGCGTGGGGCCGCCGCGCCGTCGCCCCGGCCGCCTGGAGGGTGTCCGAGCACGTGTCCGGAAAACGACGCAGCCACGGGTGA